One Nitrospira sp. DNA window includes the following coding sequences:
- a CDS encoding Positive regulator of CheA protein activity (CheW) codes for MCVLTLGGELFAVDLRHVSEVFEVESVTVVPGMPGILTGVTNLRGTVISLVDLRGSLGLAVVDSALPFAVVIRQGSRHIGVLVDHAPEIRTVSREDLLPTMQGGPAGAPPCISAVLRLDERLGGVLEVPQVFEQVDGGGTGL; via the coding sequence ATGTGCGTGCTGACGCTGGGGGGAGAGCTGTTCGCCGTCGATCTCCGTCATGTCAGCGAAGTGTTCGAGGTGGAATCCGTGACCGTCGTTCCGGGCATGCCGGGTATCCTGACGGGGGTAACCAATCTCCGGGGCACGGTCATTTCTCTGGTCGATTTGCGGGGAAGCCTGGGCTTGGCCGTCGTCGATTCAGCCCTCCCTTTTGCGGTCGTCATCCGTCAGGGCTCCAGGCACATCGGGGTCCTTGTCGATCATGCACCGGAGATTCGCACCGTCTCTCGTGAAGACTTACTGCCGACTATGCAGGGTGGGCCGGCCGGTGCGCCACCCTGCATATCGGCCGTCCTTCGCCTGGATGAGCGCCTGGGAGGGGTCCTGGAGGTTCCGCAGGTCTTTGAACAAGTCGACGGAGGCGGAACCGGGTTGTAG
- a CDS encoding Two-component transcriptional response regulator, LuxR family codes for MSKIVVVDDSYAELQMIEGYLKSANHTVVSYPNTDKLEEKLAVDKPDLIVLDVVMPGRNGFQTCRDLKNDDRFKGIPIVLCTSKGQESDKFWGQQQGANGYVVKPFKAEDLVAAVKRALN; via the coding sequence ATGAGCAAGATCGTTGTCGTCGATGATTCCTACGCCGAATTGCAGATGATCGAGGGATATCTCAAGTCTGCCAACCATACAGTCGTGTCTTATCCGAACACGGATAAACTCGAAGAGAAACTGGCGGTCGACAAGCCGGACCTGATCGTGTTGGATGTCGTCATGCCGGGACGCAACGGATTCCAGACCTGCCGCGATCTCAAGAACGACGACCGCTTCAAAGGCATTCCGATCGTACTCTGCACCTCGAAGGGGCAGGAGAGCGACAAGTTTTGGGGCCAGCAACAGGGGGCGAACGGCTACGTCGTGAAGCCCTTTAAGGCCGAAGATTTGGTGGCAGCCGTCAAACGGGCACTGAACTAA
- a CDS encoding Two-component system sensor histidine kinase → MANNFIKKSMVAALLATCVGTAGPALANTEVETAELLIKLLQVGRGVISEHQATINDAGKGDKGFTGDYVANQVIERFRKATKIDLSRPNSTAQAPLFLAMVESEKEVIDEAQPVINKQGVGFKGIIPAVFARKAGERFYRKTGIRMKLTGTDYRFPGNRPDDFESEVLRIFADTRHPKGQPYSKATMIDGKPVLRMMDPEYASASCLGCHGNPKGERDITGAKKEGWKEGDLAGAISIIIPMR, encoded by the coding sequence ATGGCGAACAATTTCATCAAGAAATCCATGGTTGCCGCGCTGTTGGCGACCTGTGTCGGTACAGCCGGTCCTGCACTGGCCAATACTGAGGTGGAGACTGCAGAACTGCTCATCAAACTTTTGCAGGTCGGTCGTGGTGTGATTTCGGAACATCAAGCCACCATCAATGACGCCGGCAAAGGCGACAAGGGATTCACCGGCGACTATGTCGCCAATCAAGTGATCGAGCGGTTTCGCAAGGCCACGAAAATCGATCTGAGTCGCCCCAACAGCACGGCGCAGGCTCCGCTTTTCCTTGCCATGGTGGAATCGGAGAAGGAAGTTATCGATGAAGCTCAACCGGTCATCAATAAACAGGGAGTCGGTTTCAAGGGCATCATTCCAGCCGTGTTCGCCCGCAAGGCCGGTGAGCGTTTCTATCGCAAAACCGGCATTCGCATGAAGTTGACAGGGACGGATTATCGGTTCCCTGGAAATCGACCGGACGATTTCGAATCCGAAGTGCTCCGGATTTTTGCCGATACACGCCATCCCAAGGGGCAGCCCTACAGCAAGGCCACCATGATCGACGGAAAGCCGGTGTTGCGGATGATGGATCCGGAATATGCCTCGGCCTCCTGCCTCGGCTGTCACGGAAATCCCAAAGGCGAGCGCGACATCACGGGCGCCAAGAAGGAAGGGTGGAAAGAAGGCGACTTGGCCGGCGCCATCAGCATCATCATTCCCATGCGATAG
- a CDS encoding Cobyric acid synthase has product MPNFPHTKAIAILGTGSDVGKSLVASGLCRLLHRAGVRVAPFKAQNMSLNSFVTSEGGEIGRAQALQAEACGISPHVDMNPILLKPESNSRSQVIVQGRVFSTMDARAYFTRTRNSDLFCAVRESYSRLASQYEVIVIEGAGSAAEVNLRNRDLVNWPVVEMADAQVVLVADIDRGGVFAQIVGTLDLIAQEERARVCGIVINKFRGDAALFAGGVRFLTERTGIPVLGVLPFLRDLALDQEDSLDVETRQRAPFEADSVNIAVLLLPHMSNFTDFNALAEESDVRLRYVAGPEEAAGADAILIPGTKTTLADLDYLREKGFEPLLQGHVQGGGELVGICGGYQMLGRRIVDPDGVESGGPGRGFEFLDLTTIMMPDKITEQVQAHALHLSGTAALPVRGYLVHMGRTDRHGHRPCFRFHTAVDPAEECRGGEGGQDDKYLDGAVRGDGLVWGTYIHGLFDQASFRRAWLNRLRSRKGLPDVDLARSQVVNDRRTNALDRWADHVEQHLDLGPIWSLMRQEGRA; this is encoded by the coding sequence ATGCCGAATTTCCCTCACACCAAAGCCATTGCGATCCTGGGCACCGGTTCCGATGTCGGGAAGAGCCTGGTCGCTTCCGGCTTGTGTCGGCTCCTGCATCGGGCCGGCGTTCGCGTTGCTCCGTTCAAGGCGCAGAACATGTCGCTGAACTCCTTCGTCACATCTGAGGGCGGTGAGATCGGGCGTGCCCAGGCCCTGCAGGCCGAAGCCTGCGGGATTTCACCCCATGTGGATATGAATCCCATCCTGCTCAAACCGGAATCCAATTCCAGGTCGCAGGTCATCGTGCAGGGGAGGGTCTTTTCCACCATGGATGCCCGGGCCTATTTCACCCGGACCAGGAATTCCGACCTGTTTTGCGCAGTGCGAGAGAGTTACTCCCGCCTGGCCTCGCAATATGAAGTCATCGTCATCGAAGGCGCCGGCAGTGCTGCGGAGGTCAATCTTCGCAACCGCGATCTGGTGAACTGGCCGGTCGTCGAGATGGCCGATGCCCAGGTGGTGCTGGTGGCGGACATCGATCGTGGTGGTGTGTTTGCACAAATCGTCGGGACGCTCGATCTCATCGCCCAGGAAGAACGGGCGCGGGTGTGCGGTATCGTCATCAATAAGTTTCGTGGGGATGCGGCGCTCTTCGCCGGCGGAGTCCGTTTCCTCACGGAACGAACGGGTATTCCTGTGTTGGGGGTGTTGCCGTTCCTGAGAGACCTTGCGCTCGATCAAGAGGATAGTCTCGACGTGGAAACGCGACAGCGAGCCCCTTTCGAGGCAGACTCTGTCAATATCGCCGTGTTGCTGCTCCCGCACATGAGCAACTTCACCGATTTCAACGCCCTCGCCGAAGAGTCGGATGTACGGCTGCGTTATGTGGCCGGCCCAGAGGAGGCGGCCGGGGCAGATGCCATCCTGATTCCCGGCACGAAAACGACGCTGGCGGACCTTGACTATCTTCGCGAGAAGGGGTTCGAACCGCTGTTGCAAGGCCACGTACAAGGGGGAGGAGAATTGGTGGGCATCTGCGGAGGGTACCAGATGTTGGGGCGACGGATCGTCGATCCCGATGGTGTGGAATCAGGAGGTCCGGGAAGGGGCTTTGAATTCTTAGACCTCACCACGATCATGATGCCGGACAAAATTACCGAGCAAGTCCAAGCCCATGCCTTGCACCTCAGCGGAACGGCTGCGCTGCCGGTCCGTGGCTATCTCGTTCACATGGGACGGACGGATCGTCATGGGCATCGGCCTTGTTTTCGATTTCACACGGCGGTGGATCCAGCCGAAGAATGCCGCGGTGGAGAAGGGGGGCAAGACGATAAGTATCTGGATGGGGCGGTGCGCGGCGATGGCTTGGTCTGGGGAACCTATATCCATGGCTTGTTTGATCAGGCGTCGTTTCGCCGGGCATGGCTGAACAGGTTGCGCAGCCGCAAGGGGCTTCCGGACGTCGATCTCGCCCGTTCCCAGGTGGTAAATGACAGACGAACGAACGCGCTGGATCGATGGGCGGACCATGTCGAACAGCACCTTGACCTTGGCCCGATCTGGAGTCTGATGCGGCAGGAGGGGAGGGCCTAG
- a CDS encoding L-threonine 3-O-phosphate decarboxylase: MMTRIGHGGDVYAAARELGRGFHRLLDFSASINPLGPSASALLAFDRAMPLLRHYPDPTCWDLRQALAAHWRRPAGEFLIGNGSTELIHLLPTALQIRHLLVVGPTFSEYAAAMKRCGGRVNMVMADRADGYRPPIEDLHDLLHGISRGGNNRLPIDALFLCNPNSPTGQVCDAAAVRRLARLAARRGLWFLVDETFADYCGDASILSQALPARTVVLRSFTKFYGLPGLRVGYVTAKPYIIARIAGHQPPWSVNMPAQRAAMAALRDVRHAGQSLRFMDRERSRLLKGLERLPGCSVFPSAANFILMELPVGLKAGTAVAALRRQGILIRDCSQVPGLNARSVRVAVRTRAENDRLLTALSQVLCGGGA; this comes from the coding sequence ATGATGACGCGTATCGGTCACGGGGGGGATGTCTATGCGGCGGCTCGGGAGTTGGGACGAGGATTCCATCGCCTCCTGGATTTCAGCGCCAGCATCAATCCCTTGGGACCGTCGGCCTCGGCGCTGCTGGCGTTCGACCGGGCGATGCCTCTGCTTCGGCATTATCCCGACCCGACCTGTTGGGACCTGCGTCAAGCGCTGGCCGCCCATTGGCGACGGCCTGCCGGTGAATTTCTGATCGGAAACGGTTCTACAGAGTTGATTCACCTGCTTCCCACGGCCTTGCAGATTCGACACCTGCTGGTCGTCGGGCCGACGTTTTCTGAATATGCCGCGGCGATGAAACGGTGCGGAGGACGAGTCAACATGGTGATGGCGGATCGCGCCGATGGTTATCGTCCGCCGATCGAAGACCTACATGATCTCTTGCATGGAATCTCACGGGGTGGAAACAATCGCCTGCCCATCGATGCCTTGTTCCTCTGCAATCCGAATAGTCCGACGGGACAGGTCTGCGATGCAGCAGCGGTGAGGAGGCTGGCGCGCCTGGCAGCTCGTCGTGGCCTCTGGTTTCTCGTGGATGAAACGTTTGCCGACTATTGTGGTGACGCGTCAATTCTCTCGCAGGCCCTCCCTGCCCGTACGGTCGTGTTGCGCAGCTTTACGAAATTCTATGGCTTACCCGGGCTTCGCGTGGGCTATGTGACGGCGAAGCCGTACATCATTGCGCGAATCGCGGGGCACCAGCCTCCCTGGTCCGTGAACATGCCGGCCCAGCGGGCCGCCATGGCTGCTCTTCGGGATGTGCGGCATGCCGGGCAGAGCTTGCGGTTCATGGATCGAGAGCGGTCGCGTTTGCTGAAGGGGTTGGAACGACTACCTGGTTGCTCGGTCTTTCCCTCTGCAGCGAATTTCATCCTGATGGAGTTGCCGGTCGGTTTGAAGGCGGGCACGGCGGTTGCGGCCCTTCGTCGACAGGGCATCTTGATCAGGGATTGTTCGCAGGTGCCGGGATTGAACGCCCGCTCGGTGCGGGTGGCGGTTCGAACGAGGGCCGAGAACGATCGTCTTTTGACGGCCCTCTCTCAAGTCCTTTGCGGCGGTGGCGCATGA
- a CDS encoding Adenosylcobinamide-phosphate synthase, whose product MTGGDLLLAAALDVTAGDPRWLPHPVRGMGSVIAWFDDRIRNLCRTEQALQIAGTGLAIGLPAAVYVAGTFVIAQAESFSPLLGQAVGIGLAYTTLAGRDLFDHVQAIGRELMQGNLSGAREAVAMIVGRDSADLAEPEIVRATVETIAESTSDGIIAPLVYLTLGGAPLALAYKAINTLDSMVGHRDARYEHLGWASARLDDLVNWIPARLTGGFISLAAGLATGRWERMRDSWYLLHRDGDKHPSPNSGRPEAAMAGALGVQLGGRNYYDGVPHDRPLIGDDRAPLTSDHIAQALRIMVVTSGLGLGFALLSLW is encoded by the coding sequence ATGACCGGCGGTGATCTGTTGCTCGCGGCAGCGCTCGATGTGACGGCGGGGGATCCCCGCTGGTTGCCCCATCCGGTCAGGGGGATGGGCAGCGTCATCGCCTGGTTCGATGACCGAATCAGGAACCTGTGCCGGACCGAGCAGGCGCTACAAATCGCAGGAACCGGTCTCGCGATCGGATTACCGGCGGCCGTCTATGTTGCCGGGACCTTCGTGATCGCGCAGGCGGAGTCGTTTTCGCCGCTGCTCGGCCAGGCGGTCGGAATCGGATTGGCCTATACGACCCTCGCTGGGCGTGACCTGTTCGACCATGTTCAGGCAATCGGCCGTGAATTGATGCAGGGAAATCTTTCTGGTGCACGCGAAGCGGTCGCGATGATCGTGGGCCGCGACAGCGCCGACTTGGCGGAACCTGAAATTGTGCGCGCGACGGTGGAGACGATTGCAGAAAGTACTTCCGACGGCATCATCGCTCCGCTTGTGTACCTGACGCTCGGCGGCGCGCCGCTCGCGTTGGCCTACAAGGCGATCAATACGCTCGATTCGATGGTCGGTCACCGCGATGCCCGGTACGAACATCTCGGGTGGGCCTCCGCTCGGCTCGACGACCTGGTGAATTGGATTCCAGCCCGTCTGACCGGCGGCTTCATCTCGTTGGCGGCGGGATTGGCGACCGGCCGATGGGAACGTATGCGAGACAGTTGGTACCTATTGCATCGAGACGGGGACAAACACCCCAGCCCGAACAGCGGGAGGCCGGAAGCAGCCATGGCCGGCGCCTTGGGCGTTCAGCTCGGCGGCCGGAACTATTATGACGGGGTTCCTCACGATCGGCCGTTGATCGGCGACGACAGGGCCCCATTGACGTCCGACCATATCGCGCAGGCATTGCGCATCATGGTTGTGACCTCCGGATTGGGCCTGGGGTTCGCCCTGCTGTCGTTATGGTGA
- a CDS encoding Cobalamin synthase has protein sequence MTRPFVFAWHFLTAIPISRSHHEPTATELATSMAWYSTVGLMIGGLLALADKGLRWFLAAEVVNGLLILLLVLLTRGLHQDGLADTLDGLAGGRTPADRLRIMRDPRIGALGATGLFLSLLLRYAGLLALPQALRLPVLLCMPALGRWAMVAVAWSSPYARNEGGLAAPFLSHLSMQHVALSSLVMVAALAAGLGVPAAVATMGGGLVLVALVRSACREWFGGVTGDLLGATNELIEILFLLLIPLSVMGR, from the coding sequence ATGACCAGACCCTTTGTCTTCGCCTGGCATTTTTTGACGGCGATCCCGATCAGCCGGAGCCATCATGAGCCGACTGCCACAGAGCTGGCCACGTCGATGGCCTGGTATTCGACGGTCGGCCTCATGATCGGCGGCCTGCTCGCGCTCGCCGACAAGGGCTTGCGGTGGTTTCTGGCTGCAGAGGTCGTGAATGGGCTGTTGATCCTGCTGCTGGTGTTGTTGACGCGCGGCCTGCATCAGGATGGATTGGCTGACACATTGGACGGACTGGCAGGCGGTCGCACGCCGGCCGACCGATTGCGCATCATGCGTGACCCTCGCATCGGAGCGCTTGGCGCCACGGGACTGTTTTTGTCGTTGCTGTTGCGCTATGCCGGGTTGCTCGCCCTCCCCCAGGCACTCCGGCTGCCGGTGTTGCTTTGTATGCCGGCGCTTGGCCGCTGGGCCATGGTGGCGGTCGCCTGGTCTTCTCCCTATGCGAGGAACGAAGGTGGGTTGGCCGCGCCGTTTCTCTCCCATTTGTCCATGCAGCATGTGGCCCTGTCGAGCCTCGTCATGGTGGCGGCGCTTGCGGCCGGGTTGGGTGTTCCTGCGGCTGTTGCGACCATGGGAGGAGGACTGGTCCTGGTTGCCTTGGTGCGAAGCGCTTGTCGTGAATGGTTCGGCGGGGTGACGGGAGACCTGCTCGGCGCCACCAATGAATTGATCGAGATCCTCTTTCTGCTGCTGATCCCGCTTTCGGTGATGGGACGATGA
- a CDS encoding Nicotinate-nucleotide--dimethylbenzimidazole phosphoribosyltransferase → MTLDEALAQIRPLDADVSAQVQARLNRLTKPLGSLGRLEEMAVRYATITGEVKPNLPRGAVFTFAADHGVAIEGVSAYPREVTPQMVLNFLRGGAGVNVLARHVGVDVRVVDIGVAYEFGAVPGLIQKRVMAGTKNLLVEPAMGREQAREALQIGVDLATEASREGIGLIGTGDMGIGNTTPSAAITAVMTGRPVAEVTGRGTGIDEAAHAHKVMVIQEALDRHRPDRTDALDTLAKVGGLEIGGLAGLMLGAAAARVPVVLDGFIAGAAALIAVGLQPRCRDYLIASHRSVERGHQAILDHLGLKPLFDLDLRLGEGTGACLGMGLVQASIKILTEMATFDEAGVSERD, encoded by the coding sequence ATGACGCTCGATGAGGCGCTGGCACAGATTCGACCGCTTGATGCTGACGTTTCGGCACAGGTACAGGCCCGTCTTAACCGGCTGACAAAACCCCTGGGTAGTCTGGGCCGGCTTGAAGAGATGGCCGTCCGGTACGCCACGATTACTGGTGAGGTGAAACCGAACCTGCCGCGCGGGGCTGTGTTCACCTTTGCCGCAGATCACGGCGTCGCGATCGAAGGGGTGAGCGCCTATCCACGTGAGGTGACGCCGCAGATGGTGTTGAACTTCCTTCGAGGCGGTGCAGGGGTCAATGTGTTGGCCCGCCATGTCGGGGTCGATGTACGGGTCGTGGACATCGGTGTGGCCTACGAGTTCGGCGCCGTGCCAGGACTCATTCAGAAAAGGGTCATGGCTGGGACAAAGAATCTGTTGGTCGAACCGGCGATGGGTCGCGAGCAGGCCAGGGAGGCGCTGCAGATCGGTGTCGATCTGGCAACCGAGGCATCGCGCGAAGGTATCGGGTTGATCGGGACCGGCGATATGGGTATTGGCAACACGACACCGAGTGCGGCGATCACGGCGGTGATGACTGGTCGCCCGGTGGCCGAGGTGACGGGGCGCGGAACCGGGATCGACGAGGCAGCCCATGCTCACAAGGTCATGGTCATCCAAGAGGCCCTCGACCGGCACCGTCCAGATCGGACGGACGCGCTCGACACCCTGGCCAAGGTCGGTGGGTTGGAAATCGGCGGTCTGGCCGGACTCATGCTAGGCGCTGCGGCAGCGAGGGTGCCGGTGGTCTTGGATGGGTTCATCGCCGGGGCCGCCGCATTGATCGCCGTGGGATTGCAGCCTCGTTGCCGGGACTACCTGATCGCCTCGCATCGATCCGTGGAACGGGGGCATCAGGCCATTCTGGATCACCTCGGTCTGAAGCCGCTCTTCGACCTTGACCTCCGGCTTGGTGAAGGCACGGGGGCCTGTCTGGGTATGGGCCTGGTGCAGGCCTCGATCAAGATTCTCACCGAGATGGCGACGTTTGATGAAGCCGGTGTATCGGAACGTGACTGA
- a CDS encoding adenosylcobinamide kinase/ Adenosylcobinamide-phosphate guanylyltransferase: MKKKANKRSRLVLVLGGASSGKSQAALELAGRSGPKAFVATGEALDGEMADRIKRHRATRSAEWVTAEVPRELAAWFRSEGKAYRTIVVDCLTLWLSNLCGRRITDKDITEPVDDLLQAIRAVPARVVLVSNELGFGLVPANRSARAFRDLAGGVNQQVADAADEVYVVISGQSLKLK, encoded by the coding sequence ATGAAAAAAAAAGCGAACAAACGGTCGCGGCTTGTTTTGGTGTTGGGCGGAGCGTCATCCGGAAAGAGTCAAGCGGCGCTTGAACTGGCGGGACGGAGCGGGCCCAAGGCCTTCGTGGCGACCGGCGAGGCCCTCGACGGCGAAATGGCGGATCGGATCAAGCGGCATCGTGCGACCCGTTCTGCCGAGTGGGTGACGGCGGAAGTGCCGCGTGAGTTGGCCGCGTGGTTCCGATCGGAGGGCAAGGCCTATCGTACGATCGTCGTGGATTGCCTGACGCTTTGGTTGAGCAATCTGTGCGGGCGCCGCATCACAGACAAGGACATCACCGAGCCGGTCGATGATCTGCTGCAGGCCATTCGTGCAGTTCCCGCCCGAGTGGTGCTGGTCAGCAACGAACTGGGATTCGGTCTGGTGCCGGCCAACCGGAGTGCACGTGCCTTTCGCGATCTGGCAGGTGGCGTGAATCAGCAGGTGGCCGATGCAGCAGACGAGGTCTATGTCGTCATCAGCGGCCAATCGCTCAAGCTCAAGTGA
- a CDS encoding ATP:Cob(I)alamin adenosyltransferase, whose product MGLVRAMNAEAVTKSAASTQLEEDLRWVQNKLFDVGSILATAPGQTFKNMPTVTAQDVTKLERMIDRCQKDLAPLKEFILPGGGKVSATLHQARTICRRAERICIRLTREEPVAAELNKYLNRLSDALFVLARWVAKTQGEPEFLWQRDAGATDE is encoded by the coding sequence GTGGGGTTGGTGCGGGCGATGAACGCCGAAGCCGTCACGAAGTCGGCCGCCTCGACGCAACTTGAAGAGGACCTTCGTTGGGTCCAGAACAAGTTGTTCGATGTCGGCAGCATCCTCGCCACGGCGCCGGGGCAGACATTCAAAAACATGCCGACGGTCACGGCACAGGATGTCACGAAGCTTGAGCGCATGATCGACCGCTGCCAGAAGGATCTGGCGCCGCTCAAGGAATTTATTCTGCCCGGTGGGGGGAAGGTGTCGGCGACGCTCCATCAGGCGCGGACGATTTGCCGCCGCGCCGAGCGCATCTGCATCCGTCTGACGCGCGAGGAACCGGTCGCGGCAGAGCTCAACAAATACTTGAACCGTTTGAGCGACGCCCTGTTTGTCCTAGCCCGGTGGGTGGCAAAGACTCAGGGTGAACCGGAATTTCTGTGGCAACGGGATGCCGGTGCGACCGACGAGTGA
- a CDS encoding 5,6-dimethylbenzimidazole synthase: MARDEREMAVRSSGDCQEPFSNAEREAVYRAIFERRDVRRNFLPTPIPDEVLARLLNAAHHAGSVGFMQPWDFVVVRVRETKRAVKQLFDKTNEAAALRYRKPRAELYRSLKLEGIEESSVNLCVTCSRQRGGPHVLGRSTVRDTDLYSTCCAIQNLWLAARVEGIGVGWVSILNHAALKRVLGIPRPVKVLAYLCLGYVSEFAAKPDLETAGWRARLPVEDLVHYEAWGNRVGGKGRTAGCESPRSIREPAMRAKRD, from the coding sequence ATGGCACGTGACGAGCGAGAGATGGCGGTACGATCCTCAGGCGATTGTCAGGAACCGTTTTCCAACGCCGAGCGTGAGGCGGTCTATCGGGCGATTTTCGAGCGCCGGGATGTCCGTCGAAATTTTCTGCCGACGCCGATTCCCGACGAGGTTCTCGCTCGCTTGCTGAACGCCGCACACCATGCAGGATCGGTAGGGTTCATGCAGCCCTGGGATTTTGTCGTCGTGCGTGTTCGTGAGACGAAGCGCGCGGTGAAGCAGCTCTTCGACAAGACGAATGAGGCGGCGGCCCTGCGGTACAGGAAACCTCGTGCGGAACTCTACCGGAGCCTCAAACTGGAAGGCATCGAAGAATCGTCGGTCAACCTTTGCGTGACCTGCAGCAGGCAACGAGGCGGTCCTCATGTTCTTGGACGTTCGACCGTACGGGATACAGATCTGTACAGTACCTGTTGCGCCATTCAGAATCTCTGGCTGGCGGCACGGGTAGAGGGGATCGGAGTCGGGTGGGTGAGTATCTTGAATCACGCCGCGCTGAAACGGGTGCTCGGCATTCCGAGGCCGGTGAAGGTGCTGGCCTACCTCTGTCTCGGCTACGTATCGGAATTTGCGGCGAAGCCTGATCTTGAAACGGCCGGCTGGCGGGCCAGACTGCCGGTCGAGGATCTGGTGCACTATGAGGCATGGGGCAATAGAGTGGGGGGGAAGGGGAGAACAGCGGGATGCGAATCACCAAGGTCTATACGAGAACCGGCGATGCGGGCCAAACGAGACTAG
- a CDS encoding Cob(I)alamin adenosyltransferase, with the protein MTDQQDHQARMQRLKASVDRRIEAAQEEKGLLIVYTGAGKGKTTAAFGMALRCVGHGMKVAVVQFIKGAIDTAEERVLKSLGDRVMFLRMGEGYTWETQDRERDIQFAQRAWAQVCEFLDDPSYAMVILDEFNIALNHGYVAVGEVLPRLQKRPPMQHVIVTGRGAPAELIEVADLVTEMKQVKHPFRKGIKAQAGVEF; encoded by the coding sequence ATGACGGATCAGCAGGACCATCAAGCCAGGATGCAGCGATTGAAAGCCTCGGTGGATCGACGGATCGAGGCGGCGCAGGAAGAGAAGGGCCTTCTGATCGTCTACACCGGTGCGGGCAAGGGGAAGACCACCGCCGCGTTCGGGATGGCGCTGCGCTGTGTCGGCCATGGCATGAAGGTGGCGGTCGTGCAGTTCATCAAGGGCGCCATCGATACGGCGGAGGAGCGGGTGTTGAAGTCGCTCGGCGACCGGGTGATGTTTCTTCGCATGGGGGAAGGGTATACCTGGGAGACGCAGGATCGCGAGCGCGATATTCAATTCGCGCAGCGGGCCTGGGCGCAGGTCTGCGAGTTTTTGGACGATCCTTCCTATGCGATGGTGATTTTGGATGAGTTCAACATTGCGCTCAACCATGGTTATGTGGCCGTCGGCGAAGTCCTGCCGCGTTTGCAGAAACGCCCGCCCATGCAACATGTGATCGTCACCGGCCGGGGGGCTCCGGCCGAGTTGATCGAGGTTGCGGATCTCGTGACCGAGATGAAACAGGTGAAACATCCGTTCCGCAAAGGCATCAAGGCGCAGGCTGGGGTGGAATTTTGA